The following is a genomic window from Borreliella mayonii.
ATACAAACATTGTTGTTGCCAATATTAAAATAAACGTATTGCCTTTTATCATTCTTTTTTTATTCTCCCTCCAATTTATTTATTAAGTTTAAATAAAAATTAAAGCGATTTTACATATCAAATATTATTCTTATATTTATACTATAAATTATTAGGAGAATCTATACTTTTTACTGTCATTTTTTAAGACTTATAGATAAAGCTAACAAGCTTTATCTAATAGCTTTTCACATAGCTTAAAGATAATTTTCTATAAAAGTTATTTTTTTTGTTTATTTTAACATCACTAAGCATACCTTCAGTATGAACTGATGTTTTCTTTGACCCTAAGTTAGTCAAGATAAATAGAAATTAGACAATTGATATTAAAATATAATTGATATTAAAATATAATTGATATTAAAATATAATTGATATTAAAATATAATTGATATTAAAATATAATTTAAGACATTATGTTTATTATAGGAGTGTAAATATGAAAAAATTAATAAAAATATTACTGTCAAGTTTATTTTTACTACTCTTAATATCTTGTTCTTTAGATAATGAAGGTGTAAATTCAAAAGATTACGAATCAAAAAAACAGAGTATATTGGGTGAATTAAATCAGTTATTGGAACAAACTACAAATTCACTAAAAGAAGCAAAAAATACAACAGATAATTTAAATGCATCAAATGAGGCAAATAAGGTTGTAGAAGCGGTTATAAATGCGGTTAATTTAATTTCATCTGCTGCAGATCAGGTAAAAGGTGCAACAAAAAATATGCATGATTTAGTTCAAATGGCAGAAATAGATTTAGAAAAAATAAAGGAATCTAATGATAAAGCAATAGTTGCGGCTAATGTTGCAAAAGAAGCATATAACCTTACTAAAGCAGCAGAACAAAATATGAAAAAACTGTATAAAGAGCAAGAAGAGCAAATAAAAACACTATCTGATTCTGATGAAATAGAACAAGCTAAAGAGGCTGCAGAAATAGCTTGGAAAGCTATAGTAAAAGCAAAAGATGAGTTAATTGATGTAGAAAATGCAGTCAAAGAGGCATTGGATAAAATAAAGGCAGAAACTGCTAACAGTACAAAACTTGCAGATATAGAAGAAGTAGCAGAGTTAGTATTACAAATAGCTAAGAATGTAAAGGAAATAGCGCAAGAAGTTGTGACCCTGTTAAATACTTAAATATATTTTTATTAACTAGATTGTGAAATTAGCTAAAGTTTTTAAGAATAAATTTCTTAAACAAAAAAATAGCGATACAAAAAATGTAAGGCTAAAAGTATAGCTATTTTTAATAATGTTGATGAGTAAATTAATAAAAAAGAATATCTCTTAGTTAAGATATGTGTGATTACTATTATAAGAGAGTCTTCTTTAAAAGAAGGCTCTAATTTAAATATATTAGTATTTAAATATTTTCTTATCCATTTTAAGACTTACTTAAAACATTTTTTGCATTTTCAATAAGTTCTTTTATAATCCTCTTTCTCCTCATTGTTAAACCTTTTTTAAAATAAGAGCTTTCTAAGCTCTTTAAAGTATTTTCTATTTTATTTAAAGCCTGTCTAGATAGTTGTGATACTGGCCTATTTTCACTTTCCAATCTATTTTCACTTTCCAATCTATTTTCACTTTCCAATCTTTTAATGATGCCTTCTTTTAAACTTTCATTAACTTTACATAAAAATAAAGCCGCAGATCTTATATTTTGTTTTGCAATATCAATGTACCCCATGATTTCATCAAGTTTGCCCCCTACCCTATATTTAAATTATTTTGCAATTGTGTTAGTTTCTTTGTGTGATTTCTATTGTTATGATCATTTTTATTAATGATGTTTTTTGTTTCTAATTTTAGTTATCGCACCATAAAAATCATTTCTTATTAAAGTGTTTAAGTGGACATACGCCCTCAATTAACTGGAGAATCTAGGGTCTCTAATAAGATTCTCTATATTTTTAATTGCTTTATTCACTTTTTTTTCTTTCTTGGTAGAAGGGAAAGGATCCCTTTTTTTATCTCTTTTTTTGATTATGCTCAATTGAAATGGTTAGTATCCTTATTATTTTTAGATAACACGTTTGATAAAAAAATAATAACAAATTTAAAATTTTTAGATTCTATATATATCTATTAGCAAGATCAATCCCAAAAAAAAACAGTAACGCTACCCGAAAAAATACAGCTTAACATCGAATAGAAAATCACCAAAATCTTGAAAATTAATATCAAAATTCCAAGTCTTCAAATCAAAATTATCAACAAGTTAGCTACAATCTAGAAATTAGAAAAAATTGATAAAGATCTGCTCTTAAAGCCTAATATGTTCAAGAAGATATACAAATAGCTGAAATAATTGTTGTTCAACCCGATTTTCTAGAGATTTCTAACATCAATTCTAAATATCAGATTAGTAGTGGGAAAAAACACTAATGAATAGAATAATTTACTTGTTTCTAAATTACGAAATACAAAAAATAGAGATATTAAAAGAAATGTTTGAAAAACTTAATAAAAATTCTCTGAAAAAATTTTCAACTCAAAGTTTTCTTCATCAAATGGCGCTATATTCAATTTCAACTAGACAAGCATTTAAAAAAAATATAAGATGAATTACTCATGCTAAACCAAGAAAGATTCCTAAGAATTATTATAAACTTAATTATATTTACCAATTTGAAAAAAAGATTTCAAGGCGTGCATTCAAGTTTTAAATTTGCAATATTTCAACTTAGTAATACCAAAGTTTCTACATCTAGTTTTAAAGCAAAATTTATGATCCAACACAGTAATAATATTTTAAAAGAAATAACTAGCGATTTAAAAGATGGCTAAAACAATGCTTATAAAGGGATTGAATTAAATATAGACCTAATTAAAAAATTATCTCCTATTCAAGAATCAATCATAGAATTTAAAGATAATGAAGAATTTAGCTTAATTGACAAAATATTTAATCAATTTAATATTCTTCGCGAGGAATATATTGATTTCGGAGTAGGGTTAAATTTAACAAAGTATAAAGAATATAATAATAAAAACTTTGTATTTCTTTATTCTGAAGCCAATATTCATCAATTTAATTCAAGATTTTTTGAAGATAAATATGCAAAAGAAAGTTCTAAATTGCTATGGATAGATAAAGAAGACTTATAAAAAGTATTAACTAAAGAAAATCAATATCAAACTGAAAGAATACTGTATAGAAGAATTGCAAGAAATACGGATCAAAGAACCATGATTAG
Proteins encoded in this region:
- a CDS encoding complement regulator-acquiring protein, which encodes MNRIIYLFLNYEIQKIEILKEMFEKLNKNSLKKFSTQSFLHQMALYSISTRQAFKKNIR
- a CDS encoding P12 family lipoprotein — its product is MGYIDIAKQNIRSAALFLCKVNESLKEGIIKRLESENRLESENRLESENRPVSQLSRQALNKIENTLKSLESSYFKKGLTMRRKRIIKELIENAKNVLSKS
- a CDS encoding OspD family protein, translated to MKKLIKILLSSLFLLLLISCSLDNEGVNSKDYESKKQSILGELNQLLEQTTNSLKEAKNTTDNLNASNEANKVVEAVINAVNLISSAADQVKGATKNMHDLVQMAEIDLEKIKESNDKAIVAANVAKEAYNLTKAAEQNMKKLYKEQEEQIKTLSDSDEIEQAKEAAEIAWKAIVKAKDELIDVENAVKEALDKIKAETANSTKLADIEEVAELVLQIAKNVKEIAQEVVTLLNT